The following proteins are encoded in a genomic region of Ovis canadensis isolate MfBH-ARS-UI-01 breed Bighorn chromosome 12, ARS-UI_OviCan_v2, whole genome shotgun sequence:
- the WRAP73 gene encoding WD repeat-containing protein WRAP73 isoform X2 — translation MASCVQYRLVVRDANTLQILQLYTCLDQIQHLEWSADSLFILCALYKRGLVQVWSLEQPEWHCKIDEGSAGLVASCWSPDGRHILNTTEFHLRITVWSLCTKSVSYIKYPKACQQGITFTRDGRYLALAERRDCRDYVSIFVCSDWQLLRHFDTDTQDLAGIEWAPNGCVLAVWDSCLEYKVLLYSLDGRLLSAFCAYEWSLGIKSVAWSPSSQFLAIGSYDGKVRILNHVTWKMITEFGHPATVNNPKIVVYKEAEKSPPLGHLAFPPPRAATGPLTSSESKYEIASMPVSLQTLKPAADRANPRIGVGALAFSPDNYFLATRNDSVPNAVWIWDIRKLRLLAVLEQLCTVRAFQWGPQQPRLAICTGGSKVYLWSPAGCVSVQVPGEGDFQVLSLCWHPSGDSLALLSKDHFCLCFLEMEKGVRVAFGQRGDCT, via the exons ATG GCTTCCTGCGTCCAGTACCGGTTGGTGGTCAGGGATGCGAACACCCTGCAGATCCTCCAGCTATACACATGCCTGGACCAGATCCAGCACCTCGAGTGGTCGGCCGACTCGCTTTTCATCCTGTGTGCCCTGTACAAGCGGGGGCTCGTGCAG GTGTGGTCCTTGGAGCAGCCAGAGTGGCACTGCAAGATAGACGAGGGCTCGGCGGGGCTGGTGGCCTCCTGCTGGAGCCCCGACGGGCGCCACATCCTCAACACGACGGAATTCCAT CTGCGGATAACTGTGTGGTCCTTGTGCACAAAGTCCGTGTCCTACATCAAATACCCTAAGGCTTGTCAGCAGG GAATAACCTTCACGAGGGACGGCCGCTACCTGGCGCTGGCAGAGAGGCGGGACTGCAGGGACTATGTGAGCATCTTCGTCTGCAGTGACTGGCAGCTGCTACGG CACTTTGACACGGACACTCAGGACCTGGCAGGGATCGAGTGGGCCCCCAACGGCTGCGTGCTGGCTGTCTGGGACTCCTGCCTGGAG TACAAGGTCCTGCTCTACTCCCTGGATGGCCGGCTGCTGTCTGCCTTCTGTGCTTACGAGTGGTCCCTGGGCATCAAGTCCGTGGCCTGGAGCCCCAGCAGTCAGTTCCTGGCGATCGGGAGCTACGAtggaaag gtgcggattcttaaccacgtgACTTGGAAAATGATCACGGAGTTTGGGCATCCTGCAACCGTCAATAATCCCAAAATA GTGGTGTACAAGGAGGCCGAGAAGAGtccaccactgggccacctggccTTCCCTCCACCCCGAGCAGCGACCGGGCCCCTGACGTCCTCAGAGAGCAAAT ACGAGATTGCCTCGATGCCGGTCTCCTTACAGACCCTAAAGCCGGCCGCTGACAGAGCCAACCCCAGGATCGGCGTTGGGGCACTGGCCTTCAGTCCTGACAACTACTTCCTGGCCACAAGGAACG ACAGCGTCCCCAACGCCGTGTGGATCTGGGACATCCGGAAGCTGAGACTGCTGGCGGTGCTGGAGCAGCTTTGCACTGTGCGCGCCTTCCAGTGGGGCCCACAGCAGCCCCGGCTGGCCATCTGCACAGGGGGCAGCAAGGTGTACCTGTGGTCGCCGGCAGGCTGCGTGTCGGTGCAGGTCCCCGGGGAAG gtgacTTCCAGGTGCTTTCCCTGTGCTGGCATCCGAGCGGGGACTCTCTAGCCCTCCTGAGCAAGGACCACTTCTGCCTGTGCTTCCTGGAGATGGAGAAGGGGGTGCGTGTGGCCTTCGGGCAGCGGGGCGACTGCACATAG
- the WRAP73 gene encoding WD repeat-containing protein WRAP73 isoform X1: MNFSEVFKLSSLLCKFSPDGKYLASCVQYRLVVRDANTLQILQLYTCLDQIQHLEWSADSLFILCALYKRGLVQVWSLEQPEWHCKIDEGSAGLVASCWSPDGRHILNTTEFHLRITVWSLCTKSVSYIKYPKACQQGITFTRDGRYLALAERRDCRDYVSIFVCSDWQLLRHFDTDTQDLAGIEWAPNGCVLAVWDSCLEYKVLLYSLDGRLLSAFCAYEWSLGIKSVAWSPSSQFLAIGSYDGKVRILNHVTWKMITEFGHPATVNNPKIVVYKEAEKSPPLGHLAFPPPRAATGPLTSSESKYEIASMPVSLQTLKPAADRANPRIGVGALAFSPDNYFLATRNDSVPNAVWIWDIRKLRLLAVLEQLCTVRAFQWGPQQPRLAICTGGSKVYLWSPAGCVSVQVPGEGDFQVLSLCWHPSGDSLALLSKDHFCLCFLEMEKGVRVAFGQRGDCT; encoded by the exons GCTTCCTGCGTCCAGTACCGGTTGGTGGTCAGGGATGCGAACACCCTGCAGATCCTCCAGCTATACACATGCCTGGACCAGATCCAGCACCTCGAGTGGTCGGCCGACTCGCTTTTCATCCTGTGTGCCCTGTACAAGCGGGGGCTCGTGCAG GTGTGGTCCTTGGAGCAGCCAGAGTGGCACTGCAAGATAGACGAGGGCTCGGCGGGGCTGGTGGCCTCCTGCTGGAGCCCCGACGGGCGCCACATCCTCAACACGACGGAATTCCAT CTGCGGATAACTGTGTGGTCCTTGTGCACAAAGTCCGTGTCCTACATCAAATACCCTAAGGCTTGTCAGCAGG GAATAACCTTCACGAGGGACGGCCGCTACCTGGCGCTGGCAGAGAGGCGGGACTGCAGGGACTATGTGAGCATCTTCGTCTGCAGTGACTGGCAGCTGCTACGG CACTTTGACACGGACACTCAGGACCTGGCAGGGATCGAGTGGGCCCCCAACGGCTGCGTGCTGGCTGTCTGGGACTCCTGCCTGGAG TACAAGGTCCTGCTCTACTCCCTGGATGGCCGGCTGCTGTCTGCCTTCTGTGCTTACGAGTGGTCCCTGGGCATCAAGTCCGTGGCCTGGAGCCCCAGCAGTCAGTTCCTGGCGATCGGGAGCTACGAtggaaag gtgcggattcttaaccacgtgACTTGGAAAATGATCACGGAGTTTGGGCATCCTGCAACCGTCAATAATCCCAAAATA GTGGTGTACAAGGAGGCCGAGAAGAGtccaccactgggccacctggccTTCCCTCCACCCCGAGCAGCGACCGGGCCCCTGACGTCCTCAGAGAGCAAAT ACGAGATTGCCTCGATGCCGGTCTCCTTACAGACCCTAAAGCCGGCCGCTGACAGAGCCAACCCCAGGATCGGCGTTGGGGCACTGGCCTTCAGTCCTGACAACTACTTCCTGGCCACAAGGAACG ACAGCGTCCCCAACGCCGTGTGGATCTGGGACATCCGGAAGCTGAGACTGCTGGCGGTGCTGGAGCAGCTTTGCACTGTGCGCGCCTTCCAGTGGGGCCCACAGCAGCCCCGGCTGGCCATCTGCACAGGGGGCAGCAAGGTGTACCTGTGGTCGCCGGCAGGCTGCGTGTCGGTGCAGGTCCCCGGGGAAG gtgacTTCCAGGTGCTTTCCCTGTGCTGGCATCCGAGCGGGGACTCTCTAGCCCTCCTGAGCAAGGACCACTTCTGCCTGTGCTTCCTGGAGATGGAGAAGGGGGTGCGTGTGGCCTTCGGGCAGCGGGGCGACTGCACATAG